The Colletes latitarsis isolate SP2378_abdomen chromosome 1, iyColLati1, whole genome shotgun sequence genome has a segment encoding these proteins:
- the LOC143340945 gene encoding DNA polymerase delta subunit 2 yields MVHTTGEKCNDLLMNSENKNLQVFERKQTQYKDLAKKFTSTKRDYSKQFAHIYAARLAELRSVLIPRVQTKWGNIPIVKLADLEKFEGQECILIGTLYKHQQWKPSILRELSEEHQLTAPCSRSDYCSEKDQPFLEDEMLRVKLVGEQVDIKNIVTGVVCAILGNENNDGTFMVKDWCFPNCPPKTSLTKCTSTGKLVIVSGLDLSKSSESLGTCLFVEWLCGMAGNVKVQKDGASIVNLIIAGNTIKSNNTKYSAADTLAKEIGETTKTADIFLSNLASCCCVTLMPGEYDPTNSMFPQTPLHPCLLPKSSRLDTFKSTTNPWIGKIGEQIIIGTSGQSINDIVKATGETNTSPIEWLEKSLLWRHMCPTAPDTLLACPYYESDLFILKECPDIYFVGNTDKFETKLWKGDENQVVRLISVPRFSTTYTAVIVNLENLETQYISFGDA; encoded by the exons ATGGTTCATACAACCGGCGAGAAGTGTAACGATTTACTTATGAATTCAGAAAATAAAAATCTGCAAGTATTTGAGAGGAAACAGACTCAATATAAAGATCTTGCGAAGAAGTTCACGAGCACCAAAAGAGATTATTCAAAACAATTTGCACATATATACGCTGCCAGACTTGCTGAATTAAGGAGCGTTTTGATACCACGAGTTCAGACTAAATggg GAAATATCCCCATAGTGAAATTGGCTGATTTGGAAAAATTCGAGGGCCAAGAATGTATACTAATTGGTACGCTTTATAAGCACCAGCAATGGAAGCCATCGATCTTACGTGAACTGAGCGAAGAGCATCAGCTTACTGCTCCCTGTTCTCGATCAGATTATTGTTCTGAAAAGGATCAaccttttttagaggatgaaatgttACGTGTTAAATTAGTAGGCGAACAAgttgatataaaaaatattgttactggAGTTGTTTGCGCCATATTAGGTAACGAGAACAATGATGGAACATTTATG GTTAAAGATTGGTGTTTTCCTAACTGTCCACCAAAAACATCTTTAACAAAATGTACATCAACGGGAAAACTAGTGATAGTATCTGGATTGGATTTGTCTAAAAGTTCTGAAAGTTTAGGAACATGCCTTTTTGTCGAATGGCTGTGTGGAATGGCTGGTAATGTAAAAGTACAAAAAGATGGAGCTTCCATTGTTAATCTTATTATAGCag GTAATACTATAAAAAGTAATAACACGAAATACTCAGCAGCAGACACATTAGCTAAAGAAATTGGAGAAACAACAAAAACTGCAGATATATTTTTAAGTAATTTAGCATCGTGTTGCTGTGTCACTCTAATGCCAGGCGAATATGATCCTACTAACTCTATGTTTCCTCAAACACCATTACATCCCTGTCTATTACCAAAATCATCTAG ACTTGACACTTTTAAAAGTACTACAAATCCATGGATTGGTAAAATTGGAGAACAAATAATAATTGGTACTAGTGGTCAATCGATCAATGATATTGTTAAAGCAACAGGTGAAACTAATACTTCACCTATTGAATGGCTAGAGAAGAGTCTATTATGGAGACATATGTGTCCAACTGCTCCAGACACATTGTTGGCCTGCCCATATTACGAAagtgatttatttattttgaaagaATGTCCAGATATATATTTTGTAGGCAATACtgacaaatttgaaacaaaACTTTGGAAAG GCGACGAAAACCAAGTCGTTAGACTGATATCAGTTCCACGTTTTAGCACCACCTATACCGCGGTCATAGTAAATTTGGAAAATTTAGAAACGCAGTATATTTCCTTCGGTGATGCATAA